Proteins encoded in a region of the Triplophysa rosa linkage group LG14, Trosa_1v2, whole genome shotgun sequence genome:
- the LOC130565206 gene encoding uncharacterized protein LOC130565206 — protein sequence MYCPYCGFKFGVLPKFCSSCGKNLEVLKETRQETISAVSTDNAGNVNVTGGADSTPTPTLNQFLEYRKLKSKEKTNFSLSMKGGNKHEQKKVQINVGIMCLQNGCLKPQRGKTLPLYTDPQVTANDVLRLAEKKFKDFNKDMEEGPYFLLYPDGSVVVNVPGTQKPFTLKDYKSEIGKTYQRINLFICRKSNFEAEQILSSDSDTEVVIRTRNSDESNLADTLPITPQHSSTPEKAVSNKIDCAVKPPQGNVTEITLSDSEDDCPSTSDHVAKENQCYREYMEVYAPATIEEEELEISAHYFDLPQPLEEENSLTKLHLS from the exons ATGTACTGTCCTTATTGTGGGTTCAAATTTGGTGTTTTGCCAAAGTTTTGCAGCTCATGCGGAAAAAATCTCGAGGTTTTAAAAGAGACGCGACAGGAAACGATTTCGGCCGTGTCAACGGATAATGCAG gtaacgttaacgttacagGCGGCGCAGACTCAACACCTACGCCCACGTTAAACCAGTTTTTAGAATACCGAAAGCTGAAATCTAAGGAAAAGACAAACTTTTCCTTGAGCATGAAGGGAGGAAACAAACACGAGCAGAAGAAAGTACAG ATTAATGTAGGCATAATGTGTCTGCAAAATGGTTGCTTGAAACCACAACGAGGGAAAACACTCCCCTTATACACAGACCCACAAGTAACCGCAAATGATGTCCTTAGATTGGctgaaaaaaagtttaaagactttaataaaGACATGGAGGAAGGACCTTACTTTCTTCTCTACCCAGATGGGTCTGTAGTTGTTAATGTTCCTGGAACACAGAAGCCCTTTACACTGAAAGACTACAAATCAGAAATCGGAAAGACATATCAACGgataaatttgtttatttgcagaaagAGTAACTTTGAAG CAGAACAGATTCTCAGTTCAGACTCTGACACAGAAGTTGTCATTAGAACAAGGAATTCTGATGAATCTAACCTGGCCGACACACTG CCAATAACACCTCAGCATTCAAGCACACCAGAAAAGGCAGTCAGTAATAAAAT TGATTGTGCTGTTAAACCACCGCAAGGCAATGTAACAGAG ATAACACTCTCGGATTCAGAGGACGACTGCCCAAGTACTTCAGACCATGTTGCAAAAGAGAACCAGTGCTACAG AGAATACATGGAAGTGTATGCACCAGCAACTATTGAAGAGGAGGAGCTTGAAATCTCGGCACATTATTTTGACCTCCCACAACCGCTAGA GGAAGAAAACAGTTTAACNaagttacatttatcataa